From Lolium perenne isolate Kyuss_39 chromosome 5, Kyuss_2.0, whole genome shotgun sequence, a single genomic window includes:
- the LOC127304583 gene encoding uncharacterized protein has protein sequence MGRRGSGGGFRSAPRARAPPPAKPAAAPAPAPQSNGGLMTGGSFVSSVVEGLTWGAGISLGHRIVDFFGGPRTIRVTEAPSSQAPASAPASDACDIHNKAFADCISHNGSDISRC, from the exons ATGGGACGCCGCGGCTCAG GAGGAGGATTCCGCTCCGCTCCCCGCGCCAGGGCGCCGCCCCCCGCGAAACCGGCCGCGGCCCCTGCGCCCGCTCCACAGAGCAATGGCGGCCTCATGACGGGAGGATCGTTCGTGTCCAGCGTCGTGGAAGGCTTGACCTGGGGTGCCGGCATCAGCCTGGGGCACAGGATCGTCGACTTCTTCGGCGGGCCGCGCACCATCCGGGTCACCGAGGCTCCTTCGTCTCAGGCGCCGGCGTCcgcgccggcctccgacgcctgcGACATCCACAACAAAGCCTTCGCAGAC TGCATCAGCCACAACGGCAGCGACATCAGCCGGTGCTAG
- the LOC127304582 gene encoding uncharacterized protein, whose translation MGRRSSGGGFRSAPRAKTPAPKPATKTSAPVPAAQGGGAPTSIIGTVGSAIADGIGWGVGTSMAHRALDSVLGPRTIRVVEGYESPAATDAASPAPLDACNIHNKAFGDCINQNGSDISRCQFYLDMLNQCRREGGAGASTIV comes from the exons ATGGGACGCCGCAGCTCAG GTGGAGGTTTCCGCAGCGCACCACGGGCCAAAACCCCTGCTCCCAAGCCAG CAACAAAGACATCTGCTCCGGTGCCGGCGGCCCAGGGAGGCGGCGCTCCGACCTCCATCATCGGAACTGTCGGATCTGCCATCGCTGACG GGATTGGTTGGGGCGTCGGGACTAGCATGGCGCACAGGGCGCTAGACTCTGTGTTGGGTCCGCGCACCATCAGGGTCGTCGAAGGATACGAATCTCCGGCTGCTACCGATGCTGCATCTCCTGCTCCTTTGGATGCGTGCAACATCCACAACAAGGCCTTCGGTGAT TGCATCAACCAGAATGGGAGCGACATCAGCAGGTGCCAGTTCTACCTCGACATGCTCAACCAGTGCCGCCGCGAAGGAGGTGCAGGAGCATCCACCATCGTTTAG